A region of uncultured Desulfobacter sp. DNA encodes the following proteins:
- a CDS encoding penicillin acylase family protein: protein MKWIRRVSVLVALLVVCCAIVFFFLPRCNDYQVDGQLNLAGLGRPVTVTRDDSGMAYIRARNIEDLFFAQGFVTAQDRLFQMQMTRMYYEGRMCELAGPQATDLDVRMRTIGISRMAKKQARILNPVLRKQFQRYVDGINAFIKECPEDLALEFRLAGISPDSWQVEDSLGMLFYMGYSTAANLTTEIISQMLLDTLGYEKTAMLLPLNINVDDPDDKGFIAMPPREHLGLSLPFDPGLWAFAGDRTLRVGSNNWAIAPAKSMTGYTVLCGDPHLDPRMLPGVWYPAGLICPGIRAVGVQIPGIPGMGVGRTEHIALSATNNYGDMVDLYIETVDPENPDHYLQGSTSIAFGHIKEQLKIKDKSAPGGFRTQDIDIRTTSRGPVVSKILKGLDSSRVFTLRFAPVESMTPDIGLLGVLTAKNAQDLSLAIQDMAVACFNWVFADSSGNIGHQASGRIPVRSTGGTFPVVVKDGTDNWQGWIAPDQMPGQINPEKNWVGTCNNKTVDSGFPYYYSSYFAPSFRYERLKELMAEKAEQTLLDMWQYQRDTGNAMARRIAPVMAQTLLEDPTTKDLGQILADWDFKDDPDKAGPLVFQTIYRHFAKAVFEDDLGPQKVMILLNSWYYWQERLLESVVAGRSPFFDDIRTAGKTETMADLFVRAAHAARKQLSATLGDDPAKWRWGDLHTLELVNPLVRKGRLKNLVGTGPMPMGGSGETLYRGWYDFDAPYAVTHCASLRLVVDMGDDEKLMAVLPGGVAGRTFHPHQKDMIADFMDGSVRYWWFSDDAIKTHAKSTLTLAPANPN, encoded by the coding sequence ATGAAATGGATTAGGCGTGTCAGTGTTCTCGTCGCTTTGCTTGTGGTCTGCTGTGCCATTGTTTTTTTCTTTCTGCCACGCTGTAATGATTACCAGGTTGACGGACAGTTGAATCTTGCCGGCTTGGGCCGGCCCGTAACTGTAACCCGGGACGATTCCGGCATGGCCTATATTCGTGCCCGGAATATTGAGGATCTGTTTTTTGCCCAGGGGTTTGTCACAGCCCAGGACCGGCTGTTTCAGATGCAGATGACCCGGATGTATTATGAAGGACGGATGTGCGAACTGGCCGGGCCCCAGGCCACGGATCTGGATGTCCGCATGCGCACCATCGGCATTTCACGCATGGCCAAAAAACAGGCCCGGATATTGAATCCGGTTTTGCGAAAACAGTTCCAGCGCTATGTGGACGGCATAAATGCCTTTATCAAAGAATGTCCCGAAGACCTTGCCCTGGAGTTTCGTCTGGCCGGGATCTCCCCGGATTCATGGCAGGTGGAGGACAGCCTTGGCATGCTCTTTTACATGGGATATTCCACGGCTGCCAACCTGACCACGGAGATCATCTCCCAGATGCTGCTGGATACCCTGGGGTATGAGAAAACAGCCATGCTTCTGCCTTTGAATATCAATGTGGATGACCCTGACGACAAGGGTTTTATTGCCATGCCGCCCAGGGAGCACCTGGGGTTGTCCCTGCCCTTTGACCCAGGGCTCTGGGCCTTTGCCGGAGACAGAACTCTGCGGGTGGGCAGTAACAACTGGGCCATAGCCCCGGCAAAATCCATGACCGGGTATACGGTGCTGTGCGGCGATCCCCACCTGGACCCAAGAATGCTGCCGGGGGTCTGGTATCCGGCAGGGCTGATCTGCCCCGGCATCCGGGCCGTGGGTGTTCAGATTCCCGGCATCCCGGGTATGGGTGTGGGGCGTACCGAGCACATTGCTTTGTCGGCCACAAATAATTACGGGGATATGGTGGACCTTTATATTGAAACCGTTGATCCGGAAAATCCGGACCATTATCTCCAGGGGAGCACCTCCATTGCCTTCGGGCATATTAAAGAACAGTTGAAAATCAAAGATAAATCAGCACCCGGCGGCTTTCGCACACAGGACATCGATATTCGGACCACCAGCAGGGGACCGGTGGTCTCCAAAATCCTGAAGGGTCTGGACAGCAGCCGGGTGTTCACACTCAGATTTGCCCCGGTGGAATCCATGACGCCGGACATTGGACTGCTGGGGGTTCTCACGGCAAAAAATGCCCAGGACCTTTCCCTGGCCATACAGGACATGGCTGTGGCCTGTTTTAACTGGGTATTTGCCGACTCTTCGGGCAATATCGGCCATCAGGCCTCGGGCCGGATTCCCGTGCGCAGCACCGGCGGCACATTTCCCGTTGTGGTCAAAGACGGCACAGACAACTGGCAGGGCTGGATTGCCCCGGATCAAATGCCCGGACAGATCAACCCGGAAAAAAACTGGGTTGGAACCTGCAATAATAAAACGGTGGATTCCGGTTTCCCCTATTATTATTCATCCTATTTTGCACCGTCATTCCGTTATGAAAGACTTAAGGAACTCATGGCGGAGAAAGCGGAACAGACCCTTCTGGATATGTGGCAGTATCAAAGGGATACGGGCAATGCCATGGCCCGGCGTATAGCACCGGTCATGGCGCAGACTCTTTTAGAAGACCCGACTACAAAAGATCTGGGGCAGATTCTGGCGGACTGGGATTTTAAAGATGATCCTGACAAGGCCGGGCCTCTGGTGTTTCAAACCATATACCGGCATTTTGCAAAGGCTGTTTTCGAAGATGATCTGGGGCCGCAAAAAGTTATGATACTGTTGAATTCCTGGTATTACTGGCAGGAGCGCCTTCTGGAATCTGTAGTGGCAGGTCGCAGCCCTTTTTTCGATGATATACGCACTGCCGGTAAAACAGAGACCATGGCGGATCTTTTTGTACGGGCCGCCCACGCCGCCAGAAAACAATTGTCCGCGACACTTGGCGACGACCCTGCAAAATGGCGCTGGGGAGATCTGCATACCCTTGAACTGGTTAATCCCCTTGTTCGCAAAGGACGACTGAAAAACCTGGTCGGCACAGGGCCTATGCCCATGGGCGGATCAGGTGAGACTCTGTATCGGGGGTGGTATGATTTTGACGCGCCCTATGCCGTGACCCATTGTGCATCCCTTCGCCTTGTGGTGGATATGGGGGATGATGAAAAACTCATGGCGGTGCTGCCGGGCGGGGTGGCAGGCCGGACCTTTCATCCTCACCAGAAAGATATGATTGCCGATTTTATGGATGGTTCTGTCCGATACTGGTGGTTTTCAGATGACGCCATCAAGACCCATGCAAAAAGTACCCTGACTCTGGCACCGGCAAACCCCAATTAA
- a CDS encoding multidrug effflux MFS transporter, with translation MSNILFMAILGALMAFTSLSTDIYLPAMPAMAKELNGNAELTITGFLIGFTCAQIIWGPISDSIGRKIPLFIGMLIFAMGAAGCAMSHSMGQIVLWRVIQAFGACTGPMLARAMIRDLYARTKGAQMLSTLMIIMAIAPIIGPLLGGQIIRVSSWHTIFWLLTVIGVLMFISLFWLPETLSREKRLPASLVRTFVNYRYLMTHKVFMRYTLCVTFYYVAAYAFVAGSPAVYISYFGIDPQHYGWLFAVNIVGVMCISFLNRSLVIHRSLHRLLKAATTVSLIAIATLTVFVRADLGGIYIIVGMVFIFFSMNGIIAASAIAAALDEVPQMAGSASALIGALQYGSGIVSSLLLAVFSNGTPWTMTWVMFIFTAASFLMVAAR, from the coding sequence ATGTCTAACATACTGTTTATGGCCATTCTCGGGGCATTAATGGCATTTACCTCATTGTCAACGGATATTTATCTTCCGGCAATGCCGGCCATGGCAAAGGAGTTGAATGGAAATGCCGAACTTACAATTACCGGTTTTTTAATCGGATTTACCTGCGCTCAGATCATCTGGGGGCCGATCAGTGACAGTATCGGTCGAAAGATCCCGCTGTTTATCGGGATGCTGATTTTTGCCATGGGTGCTGCCGGCTGCGCCATGTCCCATTCCATGGGGCAGATTGTTTTATGGCGGGTGATCCAGGCATTCGGGGCATGTACAGGGCCCATGCTGGCCAGGGCAATGATCCGTGACCTGTATGCACGTACCAAGGGTGCCCAGATGTTATCCACGCTAATGATTATCATGGCCATAGCACCGATTATCGGTCCGCTGCTCGGCGGCCAGATAATTCGTGTGAGCAGTTGGCACACCATCTTCTGGCTTCTTACGGTGATTGGCGTGCTGATGTTTATCTCCTTGTTCTGGCTGCCTGAGACATTATCCAGGGAAAAACGGCTGCCGGCCTCCCTGGTCAGAACGTTTGTTAACTACCGGTATCTCATGACGCATAAGGTATTCATGCGCTACACATTATGTGTCACCTTTTATTATGTCGCTGCCTATGCCTTTGTTGCCGGATCGCCAGCTGTTTATATTTCTTACTTCGGTATTGATCCCCAGCATTACGGCTGGTTGTTTGCCGTCAATATTGTGGGGGTCATGTGCATAAGTTTTCTCAACCGAAGCCTGGTGATCCATCGGTCCCTTCACCGGTTGCTGAAAGCCGCCACAACCGTATCTCTGATAGCCATCGCCACATTGACCGTATTTGTCAGGGCTGATCTGGGCGGGATATATATCATTGTGGGGATGGTATTTATATTTTTTTCCATGAACGGTATTATTGCCGCGTCTGCAATTGCTGCGGCATTGGACGAAGTGCCCCAGATGGCAGGTTCGGCTTCTGCACTGATCGGGGCGCTGCAATATGGAAGCGGTATTGTTTCATCTTTGCTGCTTGCCGTATTCAGCAATGGTACACCATGGACCATGACATGGGTCATGTTTATATTTACGGCTGCATCCTTTCTTATGGTTGCAGCAAGGTGA